Sequence from the Cucurbita pepo subsp. pepo cultivar mu-cu-16 chromosome LG02, ASM280686v2, whole genome shotgun sequence genome:
gGGTACTTCAAACTGGATAGAGTTTAAGAAAATGTGTAATTGAGTTACTTTTTTGATATACATCATGACCCACCACCGTTAATCTATGAAGATATTTATTACATGCCCAATGCCAACTTGGGATTTTTGATATACAAAGTTTTCTCGCCTATAACCTTGGTTTACTGTTTTACCCACAACCTTTGACCTTGATCAACAAGGCCAGCtagtaagaaaaataaaagggttaGTGGAATGGAGATAGTTgggggagagagaaatgggagGGTTATATGGCAGTCAATTGGAAGGAGAAGGTTTGTGAATGGAAATAGTGCCTGCATTATTCATCTTTAGGAAGTTCTGTGATGAAGAGGCTTCtcgataattttgaaaaagagtTTTTTAGGGACAACTAATTGTGCAGTGTGTTGCAGATTTGTCTTTTAGTTGGAACAGATTTCCCTGGGATGTGTCATAACTGAAGGGTAGATTGAACTGTGACGGTGAGTCCCAATGAGAGGGATGGGTATATTTCTGCAGAGGGCGTGTGGCATTGTAGAGGATAATCTTCCATTGCCCTTAGGACGTCTAGATGTCATTTTGGTAGTTCAATGGTTATTCAAGCTATGGAATCTACAACTGTGGActtgaaacttaaaaaattcaagGTGATAGATTGGCTGATAGGTTTTTAAGGGAAATCCAACCTTACCAAGCTAGAGTTTTCAAGGTGCACTCAGCACTTTCCTATGGCAAGAGGCTAGGTAAGGTGCCTCGTAGCTTCAGATTCATTTCAAGCCTTTGGTCTTGTCGAGTCATTAGTTTTGTCGAGTCCTTTCCACATGAGCCGCGAGTTTCTCGTGCAACTGCAGCATTAATGTAATCTTTATTGGTCATAGGTTAACtttgtaataatataatattgtataAGTTGTTTTGAGTTGTTATTCTTATGGTGTCATGAGATATGCTTAGATTGAACTTGATTCAGTGAAATTGTTTGACCACACGCGAAGGTTATCTGTGCTGTATTTGTTGGGTTGTGTATGTTTGTTTGACCCAATACAGCTAAAGTTTGTGAGTGATATAATTGGAAGCTTAAGTCTGCATGTAGTAGGATGTCAAATATCTACCCAATATTTTAGTCCATCCATCGTTTGATAATTTGGAAGAAAGCATTTGAGCTGTTGTGTTGTATTAGGTTTTGAGATCAATAAGCTTGTGTGTGTTGATGCAGAAGGAATGGAGGGATAGGCGGgaagattttaagaaaaaggtaAGCCGCTGCGTGAGGAAGTCACAGGAAATGCTATGATGAGAAAGGCGGGGCAGCAAGTGCTTTGCGTTGTCTCTTCTGCTTTTTTTGTGGCTGTGggtgtttaaattttatctttgcTATGGGACTTCACCTGTTCACTTGGTGCCAGTGGGTCTTGTAGAACGTCAATGAATGGAGAGCTGTCACCCATATATTTtacttcttgtttttctttctttctttctttcttcctttctttttattatttttattttattttaatatttttttccttcttattttgttctcctctctgCATTTTAAAAGTGATTACTACTAGGATGATTTGTGTAACAAAAGCATTTTGTTTAATGCTTTTCgtttgttaaaagaaaaaaaaaaaggggggggGTTTGGGTGTGACAGATTGAGCTTTCTGATATTGATGGGTGCCGTATACTACTAAGATTAAGCCTAAGCATCCTTTGAGAAGATTATTAAAAAGTCCTCTTGCGggcaaatattttattggtaAGATTTCGTTTTATTCTGTTAGCTTGGGTGGTGATTGATTGATTATGTTTGAAGATTCTGAATGTAATAATGATGAAAAATCTTGTTTGTTCTGTAAGcttttaattctcttttcACTAAGCGTTTTGGATTTTAACTTTCTTATGAATATCTTACTAAAACGTGCACCAAGGACTTTTACATTGTCCATgttattgttcttgttttttgaattttgattaaaaatttaaattgaagatTCCTTTTGAAGTGTTCGTTCCAAATTGTAAGAGGCTTAGACTCCTTTAGAAGTGTTGCCATAATTAGACTTGAGATTTGTATGTTAGTGAAACTAATTAGATATTTTGGTTAATTACGCTCGAGAGTATTATAACATTAGAGTTCTCGACATACGAAATATTGCTTGTTTGCTATGACATTCAAGTTGATTAACCATGAGTTCTAGAtaataccaaatgataaaataCTTGTATTGAAGGGAGATAAAGTCTCAATTTTGAGGATGCGTATTGTCAATATGTAATACTTGTATCCTCAAAATCAATGATATTCATGTTTTAGACAAATGTGCTAATGAGATATTGAGACTTTATGGTATCTTGTACACATTTTGACGATTGGCCGAGTGAATTAGTCAACTTCAAAATGGATTTGTTGTGTGGAAAATGTGCTATGACTTGCGGCCACTTGCCTGGTGGGGGCAGCTCCTCTATTGTGGGTAAGCGGGAAACCCGACTCTTCCACTTGGAAAAAAAGTTGGACAGCGGTAGCTAGGGTGTTAAGACCGAAACTTTTCGTAGTTTTGGCAGTTATGCGAGTGAAGAATCTCTATCCCCTGTCAAGTTAAGTGCTTGTGCCCCTTTAGAGGTAAGGAGAGGGGTGAGCAAAAGAGCTCGTTCTTCCATTTTGAGATCTTTAGATTCGTAAGATCATGATAGAGTCCCCTTTACTTgatattaaattcttaaaGCTCCCACCACCCTACAACTAATATAATATGACAGAATTGCCTGCTTCAAAGCTAACCCAATTATTAGAGGAAGGGCGTGCTAGCCTAGCGCTAGAATAATACACCGTACAAAATTATGGGCAAAGCgctaagaaagaaaaagtattaTCATTATATGAAATTCAACTGTGGCTAGCATGCTAAGATCAACCACTCAGAGAACGTGGAACCTTTCTTTCTCGATCTGTTCGTTTAAAAGCTCGACTCGTACAAATACACCTATCCCTTAGTgtatataaaatagaaaaatgggATGAGTTATACATGTTATTGTAGGGTTATTTATACAAAGGAAATGCGATTATTCACTTTagaaaattaatgtttataGTTCAAACCCTTCCCTTTAGTTCTTTTGTAGTGCATGAATCTTCGCTGTGATTTCATTAAAATCAACATGGCTGCAAGGATTCTCCCATTGAATCAACTCTCTGGTTGCCTTCCCAATCTCTTCCGTCTCCTTCATCAAACTGCTTAAACAAAACCCCAAAGCACTCAGCCTCAGAATTGCTTCACTCTTAAGCTCTTCACTTTCATGCTCCACAGCCTCCACACAATGCTGCAAAAATGAACAcaccatcttcttcttctccatttcatCAATCCCCTCCCTCTGCGCCACTCCCATCTCCACATCCCCAACACCATCACCATTCTTCTCAAGAACTTTCAATGATTTCAACGAACTCACCTCCACATAACATCCCACCAAAGAACTCACCATTTCCTTCACCTTCTCAATGTCCTCCTCTTGATTTTTCCCAATTTTCATTGCACAATgaataaaaccaaaaagatCAACCATTCTCGACAGTGACTTGAACAACTTCCCATAGCAATCTGTCTTAAATGGCACAAACCAAAAATTGGGTTCCTCTGCAGCCTCATCAATTAGCTTCTTCAGCTCTCCAATTTGAGTTGCCAAATTCTTCTGACATTCCTTCAAATCCTCTGGAGAATTTAACGAATCAATGCATTTTTGAAGTGCTCTTAAACTGACAGTGACCTGAAATTTGGCCAATTTTGAAGCTCTGGTTGGCTGTAGAAGGATATCAACCATAACAGAGGATGAGAGGCCAATAATTGTCTCTACGATTCTAGCAAAAGCGAGTTCTTTAGGAGAGCCGTAATTTGTTCTTCCCAAAATGATGACAGCTCCAATAATGGCGGAAACTCCACCGGCAGGGCCGTACATTTTGCTTCTCTGAAGAAAGCTGGTGAAGACAAAGCAGGGGAGAAGACAAAGAAGCCgacccaacaaaaaattttCGAACACAACAAAGCTCAAAACTCCATACACAGATCCCACCACTGTTCCTTGAAGCTTAACATTAGCCAATTTGAAGGTAGCCTCTCGTGTACAAGCAATGCTGACAGCCACTCCTAAGCTCGCCCAgaatccattttctttgctGTACATCAATCCCAAGAACACCGCAATCCCCAATGAAAGAGCGGATTTTAGCACTGGAATTAGCCTCTTAGCGTTGAATTGTGAGGCCCAGCTACTCCATATTGGAACAGAGACCCATGTTTGatttggttcttgttttttgaTTTGTGGGTTGTTGGGTTTGATCAGGAGGAGTTTCATGCAGAATATGAAGAACAGAGAGGGAAGATCATCTGGGTTTGTTGGCATTTCTTGGTTGGATTGAGTGATCTTGTTTATTGTGGCTTCCTCATCTGGGTTTGACTCAGGGAAAGTATGTGAATCAGACGGTGAATAAGCGTTTTGGATTAAAGCTTTGGTGATGTGATTTTCCAAAGCGTTTAGACCATTTCTAAGTGATTGATCTTTAAGTGTTTGGATTGGATATGAAGCAATGTTGGATAAAGCTAAATCCATTCCCCTCAACGCCGTCTCCAAATTTTGCAGCTTGTCAACGCCGCTCGACCATCCCTGTCCGCACATTTTGTATGGAATAATCCATTCCCATTGCATGCTTTCCTGTTCCACCCAAAACA
This genomic interval carries:
- the LOC111786848 gene encoding uncharacterized protein LOC111786848; its protein translation is MALWLTCLAAGCRTAVACAIIAAATVYGPASLRQQVTFPAFSYVTAILIVTNATLGDAIRGCWLALYATLQTVCPAMAVFWLIGPTKFSYETIALTVALASVVVLLPSSTHVLAKRIALGQIVIIYVVGFIGGVHTQPLMHPVHVAATTAMGVAASVLATLLPFPRLASLEVKKKSKAMVDNVAERLRLLLKAVLADNDTVAVGAISKASLLSTSATKLLHPIRQLQESMQWEWIIPYKMCGQGWSSGVDKLQNLETALRGMDLALSNIASYPIQTLKDQSLRNGLNALENHITKALIQNAYSPSDSHTFPESNPDEEATINKITQSNQEMPTNPDDLPSLFFIFCMKLLLIKPNNPQIKKQEPNQTWVSVPIWSSWASQFNAKRLIPVLKSALSLGIAVFLGLMYSKENGFWASLGVAVSIACTREATFKLANVKLQGTVVGSVYGVLSFVVFENFLLGRLLCLLPCFVFTSFLQRSKMYGPAGGVSAIIGAVIILGRTNYGSPKELAFARIVETIIGLSSSVMVDILLQPTRASKLAKFQVTVSLRALQKCIDSLNSPEDLKECQKNLATQIGELKKLIDEAAEEPNFWFVPFKTDCYGKLFKSLSRMVDLFGFIHCAMKIGKNQEEDIEKVKEMVSSLVGCYVEVSSLKSLKVLEKNGDGVGDVEMGVAQREGIDEMEKKKMVCSFLQHCVEAVEHESEELKSEAILRLSALGFCLSSLMKETEEIGKATRELIQWENPCSHVDFNEITAKIHALQKN